A window of Deltaproteobacteria bacterium contains these coding sequences:
- a CDS encoding multidrug efflux SMR transporter, translated as MTWFFLILAIILEVSGTISMKLSQGFSKFLPSLAMFIFYGFSLVSLTLALKKIDVSIAYAVWSGLGTALIATAGMMWFKEPVSVFKLISLGLVIIGIIGLNLSGGGT; from the coding sequence ATGACCTGGTTTTTTCTAATTCTGGCCATCATTTTAGAAGTGAGCGGCACCATTTCCATGAAGCTGTCTCAGGGGTTCAGCAAATTTCTGCCGTCGCTGGCCATGTTCATTTTTTACGGCTTCAGCCTGGTCTCCTTGACCCTGGCCCTGAAAAAAATCGATGTCAGCATTGCCTATGCCGTCTGGTCGGGCCTGGGAACGGCGTTGATCGCCACCGCCGGCATGATGTGGTTTAAGGAGCCGGTAAGCGTCTTTAAGTTGATTTCCCTCGGACTGGTGATTATTGGCATAATCGGTCTGAACCTGAGTGGCGGCGGGACTTAA